DNA from Eucalyptus grandis isolate ANBG69807.140 chromosome 5, ASM1654582v1, whole genome shotgun sequence:
aaaagaaaataagataagacaAAACGACATAGAAAGGAGCTTCGAAAGGTGCCGTTTCATTTCACAACCCTAGGACAATAAAATTGCCCTTCATTAAAAATGAAGTACTAAAGTCCCTATTCTGTATATTTCCCCGTTCTACTAATGAcgaaatgagaaattttttctaCTGAATTTTCTGTTATTTAGCTGGCACGGAGAGTGGTGGGGACGGAAGAGCAAGCGGAGCGGGAGGCCGAGAGGTAATTTCTTTCGGACAAAAAATGCCCCTGTCCATGGCGTGGACAATGGCATGTGAGACGCAAGTAGTCGTCGTCCGGCGAACATCTGTGTCGCCAGCAAGATTTGGGGCGTTCAATTGAGACGAAATCACCAAATTATGGAGATTAATTTCAGGCTAAGACCGATCTCAGAGGTGCTTATGCCACACTCTTGAGGAGGGTTTTCGAGATGTTCTCTCTTCTTGATTTCCGATGTATTTAAAAAGCCATTTTATGACCAAAATAAGTAACTTTCAGCCACAAACCTGTGCCGCACGATTTCAATGCTGGCGTTCCTTTAATTCGTGGTCCTATTGGTTGGACTTGTGCTTTGATATTGTCATTATTCTACTGAAAAGCTAAGTTATCACAAGTGGTACAATGGAACCTTGCTGTTGCTAGTCTTATTTCATCATTTAACAATGAGCTTCTTGATGCTCGGAAAACTCTATAAAATGGGTCGATATAATTGAACAGATATCCAAGCCCAAAGGCGtcccagaaagagagagaggccattATTAGTTCCGATCAAATGGAGCGAAGAATGTTAGAAGCAGCTCGGAAGGGCAATGTCCATGAGCTGGAAGACTTGATCAGCAGCAATGAGCTCATCCTCGAGGAGATGGATCTTGAAGGAGCCGGTCACACGCCGCTGCATGTCGCCTGTGTGGCTGGCCATTTAGATTTTGTCCGAGAGCTCCTAAAGCATATGCCGAAGCTAGCGGAAAAGGTGAACGCTGATGGTTTCAGCCCGCTGCACATCGCGGCGGCTCGAGGTGATGTCGAGATTGTGAGGGAGCTCTTGACAGTGAAACCACACCTGTGCACCGTGAAGGGACGGGAGAGAAAAATCGCTTTGCATTATGCCACCACGAACGGGAAGGCCGATGTCATGAAGGTATTGCTCGCCGCTTCGCCTGAGTCTGTTGAAGACACGACTGCCCGAGAGGAGACCGCGCTTCACCTCGCTGTGAAGAACAACCGGTTCGACGCAGTGGTTGTGTTGGTGGACCATCTGAAGCAACACAAGAAGGAGCAGGTGATCAACTGGAAGGACCACAAAGGCAACACTACCTTGCATCTTGCTGCTGCTGGCAAAAATTTCGAGGCAAGTTTCGCAATTCCCTTATTTTAACGCGCTTTTCTTTGTGCATTACTTCAGTGGGTGTTGATTTGGTGTCCCTACCATATTCAAAGATCTTCTAGGCAAAGGAATTTATTGAACCGGGTCTATTTTGATCATCACTGGAATAAAGGATTTCTCATCTATGCTTGAAGTCTTTCCGTATTATCTTAACGcttagaaaatggaaaataattgcaGGTGGTGAACTTCCTGCTTTGTAAGCATGCTGTGGAGTCTGAGGTCGTGGAGGTGAACGCCTTGAACGACAGTGGGTTGACGCCTCTAGACGTCTCAACTCCCTCGCAAAGGGAAGCAGGAGATAGAGAGATCAGAGAAATCCTCATTCGAGCAGGAGCCAAACacggaagaggaagatcaaacTCACCCGCATCAAGCCCAGTCCCGGCAGACGATAACGATTTCGGGGGAGGTAACAGTCATCAAGCAGCTGGGGAGGAACCAGTCAAAGATGCTCTTCAGTCATCACCACGTTCGCAATTGAAGAATTCAAATGCGGAAAAGGAGTCGTTTGGCGACATCCGTAATGCCCTGTTAGTAGTCGCCGCGCTCATTGCGAGCGCAACCTACCAATCTGTGCTTCAGCCACCAAAGATAATAGAAGTCGACAACGAAAAATTAGTTATTTCCGGGAAATCCATGACTGGTGCAGGCTTGGTGTACGCTCTCTTCTTGGGCGGCAACACACTAGGATTCATGGTATCGGTCCAGATGATCATTTGCCTCACCAGATTTGTCCCCAACCACGCTAGGCTGCCGCTAAAGCTGCCGCTTAGGCTATCCCTAGTCGCCATGATTCTAACTTATTTTTGCTTCACGTTATCCCTGCTGCTCACGACAATGGGTGAAAGGACTCCAGCCCAGAAAGCTCTACGCATGATGCCGCTAATGATATCATTCGTTCTTCTGCTAATGCAGCAGTGGCTGGCATGCGCTATAGATTATTTCTTGGAACGACTTGTTGGATTGCACTTTCTAGGTGATATGTACCGGCTAGAGGACAAGGACTTAGAGAATAAGGACTTAGAGAAGAAAGGCAAACGTAAGGGTTGTAAATGATGATGGTATCTCTCTTTCCTTGAGGTTGAGCTAAGACATGCAAGACTTTAGCAGTATGGTATTGCAGTTTGTTCGTCGAGGTCGGGCATTAGATTGATGTCCTCAGATTCTTTGTAGTTGATTGTGTGATGTTTGCAAGTTATCCGCCGTATTGTACTCCCTAATAAAGCGTGTTGTGGGCTTATACCCAGTTTTGTAAATTCGTGGATAGTGGTCAAGATTTTGAGACATGGTCGCGCAAGTTCCGTCCTCAGTACTAATTTGTTCTTTGCTTCTTCAGATGGATCGGTCGTGAAGTTAAACATCTTTGTGAGGTTGAGAAAGAATTTCTATGCTAGAGcgaggaaatagaaaaaaaaaaaagaacataacgGAGGaggcaaagaaggaagaagaagaaaaagaacaaaagcaaaaagaaagaacaaaggtttttcttttaaaaatatctaaTTGAGCTTAAATTTCACGTCACCGATGACGGTTTGAGGGAGAGAAGTGCATATGGAATTGGCACAATGAACTTTAACGGCAACATTGGACAGAGAATAACGGGGGCTGGATTTTGATAAAAGTGAAAGccgataatttttataaaaaaaaaaaaaaaaaactcaagataGAATTAGGATCCAATTAAAATTCGATGCTTTTTAAGTGAATTGGAGCATTAGAATAAGGATACTAATAAACTTATAAACAAAAGCATTCAATTGGAGCTTTTTGgacatcaaaagaaataaatactCTGTCtctataatataaaattaaaaataatctcACGTCACAAtagcatatgaaattttttttgtaatgatttttttcctcaCTAAAAATGAATTACTAAAGTCCCTATAATTGTgtcgccaaaaaaaaagtccctATAATCGTCCtactgattaaaaaaaaagaaatttcttctaTTGAATTATCTATTACTAGAATGTGATAAAATTAGGATTTGCCAACTTTATAAGGTCAAGATCAATGACACCATAGGACGAAAAGATATATGGTGTCCCAACACCTATTTGATGCgatagaagaaaaatattataaaggACAATAATTCTGCCTAGCTAATATTTAAGAATTTGGAGTTAGAAATTATCGCAAAAAGCCTAATGTCGTTTTCTTCTCGTGCTCCATatgaaatttcactttttttttttgtttttctattttcaatacTTTGTTGTATCTTCTTCATCCGATTTCCATGCGTGAGGGGTTTTTAAGTTATCTAATACAATCTACCATTGAGGCATTTGACCTAGCGATAAATAGGTTAGTTGTTTTTCCCTAAATCATGGGTTCGACTATGAATAAAATATTAGCTTGTGATGCGTGACTGTAGCATATGTTGTGCGGAAAGACTTTTTAATCGTTAGCATCTTGGTGGGGTTTAGGTCACAGACGGGATAGAATAATTATTGATCAATGCGAACGTTAAATAAGCCACAAAGGGTGATCATCTGAAGAGGTCACAGAGGCAATTGGCCAGGGCATTGACTTTATTTCCACGGAAAAGagttaaagagaaaaaacattGCCTTTATAACATATGAGGTCAGCCAACGAGAAACGCGAGCGTATGTTACAAAATAATGGTCCAGTTCCTTCAAAAGCATTCCTttaaaagcacaaactttaaaTGGGATCTTACCCTCTTAGAGTTTTCATCCAATATTGCCGCTAAAGGTCCTCGTATCAATTTCATGTGTGCATGTCTCTCTCCCTTCATATGTCATTGGcaatgtgaaatttcaattcaattcaatattTCCTTAATAATGaaagaacttgattttttttttttttttatatttccttattttcttttcctcatccGACGTTCCTTGCAACCTCCATTAATGGAGGTGGAGCTGCTCATGCTCAAATTTGTAAGTCTTAACTCTCTGCTTTGCCTTCTATCTCAGCTCCTAATTAATCTCACCAGCTGATTTCTTAGTTTCACATGGCACAAGACTTTGGatatttgtccaaaaaatcataaacttatggTACGACAGTCagttcaatcctaaacatttttaattatgccaatttagtcttaagtattttgaataatttccattttattcctaaatctattatttgGATAATTGGTCGGAAAGACTGCaatgacaaatcgtcaaaaagtttagggttaaattgacaaattgtcaaatggTATAAGACTatattgacacaattaaaaactttatgactaaattgacaaattgttaaaaggtttaaaattaaatcggtacaattaaaaagtttttgactaaattggttaccgtgcaataagtttaggacttttcaGATAATTTTTCCTAGGACAATGAGCCACGATGATAACAGATCTAAACGTGCCTTTTGTGAATAGAAAAGTCAAAAGCCATAGCGTTAAGTTACATTTTCCCTCTACTCATCGACAACTAAAGTGAGTTTAGCTTCACTTACCACATCTATTCCACATCTCTCCAACAAGTTCCTACGGTCTCTATAATCATAATGCGGATGCATAAGTGCGCGCTCTTAATCATGAAAGGGAAAGATCAAATATTTGATGGGGCAGCACtgaacttcagactttgagcAAGAACGGCAGCACGGATGACCTTGTGTATCACATGGACCACTTGACTCTCTCAGAGATGCATCTAGTAGATTCTGTATATCTCTCTTGATTAtgcaaatttcacataattctcCATATTTCTTAAGATTGTGTATATATTGCATTTGATTACTCATATCCTTAATTGATTGTAGATAAATATTGTGATATCTTGTTAACTTGGTTAGTCATCTTCTATAGCCTATAAATAGACTAATATAGTCTTCATTATGGAACATGCAGAAATAACAGATTTCCTTCCTCCGCATTTTCTTaatgtggtattagagccaaatcatgctttaaatttatttcacaTGAATGGCTTCAC
Protein-coding regions in this window:
- the LOC120293708 gene encoding ankyrin repeat-containing protein BDA1-like, whose product is MERRMLEAARKGNVHELEDLISSNELILEEMDLEGAGHTPLHVACVAGHLDFVRELLKHMPKLAEKVNADGFSPLHIAAARGDVEIVRELLTVKPHLCTVKGRERKIALHYATTNGKADVMKVLLAASPESVEDTTAREETALHLAVKNNRFDAVVVLVDHLKQHKKEQVINWKDHKGNTTLHLAAAGKNFEASFAIPLF
- the LOC120293709 gene encoding uncharacterized protein LOC120293709 is translated as LQVVNFLLCKHAVESEVVEVNALNDSGLTPLDVSTPSQREAGDREIREILIRAGAKHGRGRSNSPASSPVPADDNDFGGGNSHQAAGEEPVKDALQSSPRSQLKNSNAEKESFGDIRNALLVVAALIASATYQSVLQPPKIIEVDNEKLVISGKSMTGAGLVYALFLGGNTLGFMVSVQMIICLTRFVPNHARLPLKLPLRLSLVAMILTYFCFTLSLLLTTMGERTPAQKALRMMPLMISFVLLLMQQWLACAIDYFLERLVGLHFLGDMYRLEDKDLENKDLEKKGKRKGCK